Proteins from one Hydrogenophaga sp. SL48 genomic window:
- the rpoC gene encoding DNA-directed RNA polymerase subunit beta', which produces MKSLLDLFKQFTPDEHFDAIRIGLASPEKIRSWSFGEVKKPETINYRTFKPERDGLFCAKIFGPIKDYECLCGKYKRLKHRGVICEKCGVEVTQTKVRRERMGHIDLAAPCAHIWFLKSLPSRLGLILDMTLRDIERVLYFEAYVIVDPGMTPLKKFAIMSEDDYDAKRKEYGDEFIAKMGAEGIKELLQAIDLDIEIEKLRNDLTGSELKIKKNAKRLKVLEAFKKSGIKPEWMVLDVLPVLPPDLRPLVPLDGGRFATSDLNDLYRRVINRNSRLRRLLELKAPEIIARNEKRMLQEAVDSLLDNGRRGKAMTGANKRALKSLADMIKGKSGRFRQNLLGKRVDYSGRSVIVVGPTLKLHQCGLPKLMALELFKPFIFAQLEQRGIATTIKAAKKEVESGTPVVWDILEEVIKEHPVMLNRAPTLHRLGIQAFEPILIEGKAIQLHPLVCAAFNADFDGDQMAVHVPLSVEAQIEARTLMLASNNVLFPANGEPSIVPSQDVVLGLYYATRERINGKGEGMIFSDLAELQRALDNGVVEITAKISVRLTESTKNKETGEFVTSTSLVDTTVGRALLSEILPKGLPFEVLNKALKKKEISKLINVSFRKCGLKETVVFADKLLQNGFRLATRAGISICVDDMLVPKEKPAIIDRAEKEVKEIAQQYASGLVTAGERYNKVVDIWGKAGDEISKVMMAQLAKQKTMDRHGKEVDQESFNSIYMMADSGARGSAAQIRQLAGMRGLMAKPDGSIIETPITANFREGLNVLQYFISTHGARKGLADTALKTANSGYLTRRLVDVTQDLVVNSQDCGTSNGTVMRAIVEGGEVIESLRDRILGRTVAEDVVHPETRATLLPAGTLLDEDMLDELEVIGVDEVKVRTALTCETRFGICAKCYGRDLGRGGLVNIGEAVGVIAAQSIGEPGTQLTMRTFHIGGAASRAAVASSVEAKSSGAIGFNATMRYVTNSKGELVVIARSGEIIIHDEIGRERERHKVPYGAILAVKADQQIKAGAVLANWDPLTRPIITEFAGQVKFENVEEGLTVAKQVNDVTGLSSLVVIDPKHRGSAKVVRPLVKLLDAQGNEVKIPGTDHSVTVGFQIGALLEVRDGQDVGPGHVLARIPVEGQKTRDITGGLPRVAELFEARSPKDKGMLAEMTGTVSFGKETKGKVRLQITDPEGKIWDELIPKEKNILVHEGQVVNKGESVVDGPADPQDILRLLGIEELSRYIVDEVQDVYRLQGVKINDKHIEVIVRQMLRRVIVDSVGDSSYIAGEQVERSEILNTIDALHAEGKIAPTYTNVLLGITKASLSTDSFISAASFQETTRVLTEAAIMGKRDELRGLKENVIVGRLIPAGTGMAYHEARKVKEKMDDEERRAIAEADAMSLAADQADASSTSDAAE; this is translated from the coding sequence ATGAAATCATTACTCGACCTGTTCAAGCAGTTCACGCCCGACGAGCATTTCGATGCCATCCGCATCGGCCTGGCCTCGCCGGAAAAAATCCGCTCGTGGTCTTTCGGCGAAGTGAAGAAGCCCGAAACCATCAACTACCGCACGTTCAAGCCCGAACGCGATGGCCTGTTCTGCGCCAAGATTTTTGGTCCCATCAAGGACTACGAATGCCTGTGCGGCAAGTACAAGCGCCTCAAGCACCGCGGCGTGATCTGCGAGAAGTGTGGCGTTGAAGTCACGCAGACCAAGGTGCGCCGCGAGCGCATGGGTCACATCGACCTGGCCGCGCCCTGCGCCCACATCTGGTTCCTGAAGTCGCTGCCCTCGCGTCTGGGCCTGATTCTGGACATGACGCTGCGCGACATCGAGCGCGTGCTGTACTTCGAAGCCTATGTGATCGTCGATCCCGGCATGACCCCGCTGAAGAAGTTCGCGATCATGTCCGAGGACGACTACGACGCCAAGCGCAAGGAATACGGCGACGAGTTCATCGCCAAGATGGGCGCCGAGGGCATCAAGGAACTGCTGCAGGCCATCGACCTCGACATCGAGATCGAGAAGCTGCGCAACGACCTGACCGGCTCCGAGCTGAAGATCAAGAAGAACGCCAAGCGCCTGAAGGTGCTGGAAGCCTTCAAGAAGTCGGGCATCAAGCCCGAGTGGATGGTGCTCGACGTGCTGCCCGTGCTGCCGCCGGACCTGCGTCCGTTGGTGCCCCTGGACGGTGGCCGCTTCGCGACCTCCGACCTGAACGACCTGTACCGCCGCGTCATCAACCGCAACAGCCGCCTGCGCCGTCTGCTCGAACTCAAGGCCCCTGAAATCATCGCGCGCAACGAAAAGCGCATGCTGCAGGAAGCCGTGGACTCGCTGCTGGACAACGGTCGCCGTGGCAAGGCCATGACGGGCGCCAACAAGCGCGCGCTGAAGTCGCTGGCCGACATGATCAAGGGCAAGAGCGGTCGTTTCCGCCAGAACTTGCTGGGCAAGCGCGTCGACTACTCGGGACGTTCGGTCATCGTGGTGGGCCCGACGCTCAAGCTGCACCAGTGCGGCCTGCCCAAGCTGATGGCGCTCGAACTGTTCAAGCCTTTCATCTTCGCCCAGCTGGAACAGCGTGGCATCGCGACCACCATCAAGGCCGCGAAGAAGGAGGTCGAGAGCGGCACGCCGGTGGTGTGGGACATCCTGGAAGAGGTGATCAAAGAGCACCCGGTGATGCTGAACCGCGCACCCACGCTGCACCGCCTGGGCATCCAGGCCTTTGAACCCATCCTGATCGAAGGCAAGGCGATCCAGCTGCACCCCCTCGTTTGCGCGGCGTTCAACGCCGACTTCGACGGTGACCAGATGGCCGTTCACGTGCCGCTGTCGGTGGAAGCCCAGATCGAAGCCCGCACCCTGATGCTGGCCTCGAACAACGTGCTGTTCCCGGCCAACGGCGAGCCTTCCATCGTGCCGTCGCAAGACGTGGTGCTGGGTCTGTACTACGCGACCCGCGAACGCATCAACGGCAAGGGCGAGGGCATGATCTTCTCGGATCTGGCCGAGCTGCAGCGTGCGCTGGACAACGGCGTGGTGGAAATCACCGCCAAGATCAGCGTGCGCCTGACCGAGTCGACCAAGAACAAGGAAACCGGCGAATTCGTGACCAGCACCTCGCTGGTGGACACGACGGTCGGCCGTGCCCTGCTGTCGGAAATCCTGCCCAAGGGTCTGCCTTTTGAGGTGCTGAACAAGGCGCTGAAGAAGAAGGAGATCTCCAAGCTGATCAACGTCTCCTTCCGCAAGTGCGGTCTGAAAGAGACCGTGGTGTTTGCCGACAAGCTGCTGCAGAACGGTTTCCGTCTGGCCACGCGCGCCGGCATCTCCATCTGCGTGGATGACATGCTGGTGCCCAAGGAAAAGCCGGCCATCATCGACCGCGCCGAGAAGGAAGTGAAAGAAATCGCCCAGCAGTACGCTTCGGGTCTGGTGACCGCCGGCGAGCGCTACAACAAGGTGGTGGACATCTGGGGCAAGGCCGGTGACGAGATCTCCAAGGTCATGATGGCCCAGCTGGCCAAGCAGAAGACCATGGACCGCCACGGCAAGGAAGTGGACCAGGAGTCGTTCAACTCCATCTACATGATGGCCGACTCGGGTGCCCGTGGCTCTGCGGCGCAGATCCGCCAGCTGGCCGGCATGCGCGGCCTGATGGCCAAGCCCGACGGCTCCATCATCGAGACCCCCATCACGGCGAACTTCCGTGAAGGTCTGAACGTGTTGCAGTACTTCATCTCCACCCACGGTGCCCGAAAGGGCCTGGCCGACACGGCGCTGAAGACGGCCAACTCGGGTTACCTGACCCGCCGTCTGGTCGACGTGACGCAGGATCTGGTGGTCAACAGCCAGGACTGCGGCACGAGCAACGGCACGGTGATGCGCGCCATCGTCGAAGGCGGTGAAGTGATCGAGTCGCTGCGCGACCGCATCCTGGGCCGTACCGTCGCCGAAGACGTGGTGCACCCCGAGACCCGCGCGACATTGCTGCCGGCCGGCACGCTGCTGGACGAAGACATGCTCGACGAGCTGGAAGTCATCGGCGTGGACGAGGTCAAGGTGCGCACCGCACTGACCTGTGAAACCCGTTTCGGCATCTGCGCCAAGTGCTATGGCCGCGACCTGGGCCGTGGTGGCCTGGTCAACATCGGCGAAGCTGTCGGTGTGATCGCTGCGCAGTCCATCGGTGAACCCGGCACGCAGCTGACGATGCGCACCTTCCACATCGGTGGTGCGGCGTCGCGTGCGGCGGTGGCCTCCAGCGTGGAAGCCAAGTCCAGTGGCGCGATCGGCTTCAACGCCACGATGCGTTATGTGACGAACAGCAAGGGCGAGCTGGTGGTGATCGCGCGTTCCGGCGAAATCATCATCCACGACGAAATCGGTCGCGAGCGCGAGCGTCACAAGGTGCCGTACGGCGCGATCCTGGCGGTCAAGGCCGACCAGCAGATCAAGGCCGGCGCGGTCCTGGCGAACTGGGACCCGCTGACCCGACCCATCATCACGGAATTCGCCGGTCAGGTGAAGTTCGAGAACGTGGAAGAGGGTCTGACGGTGGCCAAGCAGGTCAACGACGTGACCGGTCTGTCCTCGCTGGTGGTGATCGATCCGAAGCACCGCGGTTCGGCCAAGGTGGTGCGTCCGCTGGTCAAGCTGCTCGACGCCCAGGGCAACGAAGTGAAGATCCCCGGCACCGACCACTCGGTGACGGTGGGCTTCCAGATCGGCGCGCTGCTGGAAGTGCGCGACGGTCAGGACGTCGGCCCCGGCCACGTGCTCGCCCGCATCCCGGTCGAAGGCCAGAAGACGCGCGACATCACCGGCGGTCTGCCGCGTGTGGCCGAGCTGTTCGAAGCCCGCAGCCCGAAGGACAAGGGCATGCTGGCCGAGATGACCGGTACCGTGTCGTTCGGCAAGGAAACCAAAGGCAAGGTCCGCCTGCAGATCACCGATCCGGAAGGCAAGATCTGGGACGAGCTCATCCCCAAGGAAAAGAACATCCTGGTGCACGAAGGCCAGGTGGTCAACAAGGGCGAGAGCGTGGTCGACGGTCCGGCCGACCCGCAGGACATCCTGCGCCTGCTGGGGATCGAAGAGCTGTCGCGTTACATCGTGGACGAGGTGCAGGACGTGTACCGACTCCAAGGTGTGAAGATCAACGACAAGCACATCGAGGTGATCGTTCGCCAGATGCTGCGCCGCGTGATCGTCGACAGCGTGGGCGATTCGTCGTACATCGCTGGCGAGCAGGTCGAGCGTTCGGAGATCCTGAACACCATCGATGCATTGCACGCCGAAGGCAAGATCGCGCCGACCTACACCAACGTGTTGCTGGGCATCACCAAGGCTTCGTTGTCGACCGACTCGTTCATCTCGGCGGCTTCCTTCCAGGAAACCACCCGCGTGCTGACCGAAGCCGCCATCATGGGCAAGCGCGATGAACTGCGTGGTCTGAAGGAAAACGTGATCGTGGGTCGCCTGATCCCGGCCGGTACCGGCATGGCCTACCACGAGGCGCGCAAGGTCAAGGAGAAGATGGACGACGAAGAGCGCCGGGCCATCGCCGAAGCCGATGCGATGTCGCTGGCGGCCGACCAGGCCGACGCCTCCAGCACCAGCGACGCGGCCGAATAA